The Clavibacter californiensis genome segment GGCGCTTCGGACGACGCTTCAAGGGCCATTCTCGACGAGTACGTAAGTCAGGGTGGCAACTTGATAGACACGGCTGATGTATATGGTCGCGGACACGTAGAAGGAATGCTCGGAAAACACCTCCATTCAAAACGCGACACGATTTTGCTATCAACCAAAGTGGGGCTTTCTCGCTCGCCATCCGATGTCAATGCCGGCGGGCTCTCAAGAAAAAGCATTCACAACGCACTTGCGGAATCACTGAAGAGGCTCTCTACTGACTACATCGATATACTGTGGGCGCACACACTCGACACCCTCACGCCTCGAGAGCAAGTAATCAGTGCACTAGAAGATGAACAGCGTGCTGGTAACATCCTCCACTTCGGGGTAAGCAACTGGCCAGCATGGCAAACAGCCGCTGCGCATATGCTCAGCGTAAGCTCGCGCGGACACGGCATTTCTGGTATCCAGGTAAAATACAATTTACTCGATCGTGACGTCGAAACCGAGCTTTTGCCCATGGCACACGATCTCGGACTAGCCGTGACGACCTGGGCGCCGTTAGCTGGCGGTGTTCTCAGCGGTAAATACAGCGACGAAAGCTCAGGAGGGCCTTCCCGCTTCAACGATTTACAGCGACTTC includes the following:
- a CDS encoding aldo/keto reductase, with amino-acid sequence MAAQEASHPSDKNFHFQFSFVLVVEGMQLRYKAFGNTGLMVSEVGIGSMNLFDEKGPGGASDDASRAILDEYVSQGGNLIDTADVYGRGHVEGMLGKHLHSKRDTILLSTKVGLSRSPSDVNAGGLSRKSIHNALAESLKRLSTDYIDILWAHTLDTLTPREQVISALEDEQRAGNILHFGVSNWPAWQTAAAHMLSVSSRGHGISGIQVKYNLLDRDVETELLPMAHDLGLAVTTWAPLAGGVLSGKYSDESSGGPSRFNDLQRLPDALRRTAAMRVRSLAAEAQLTPAQLALNWLVSKTSPIVFPILGARTHDQLTNNLLQLDAEVPNHVSAAIEQIAAPEPRYPYTFLDAQRASGSVRGRLTAIN